Proteins encoded in a region of the Prunus persica cultivar Lovell chromosome G4, Prunus_persica_NCBIv2, whole genome shotgun sequence genome:
- the LOC18780509 gene encoding IRK-interacting protein, protein MDSVKPSAVTPSKSRLARTFAKVLHLRAATGIAPVDGIQKVKSQEFGIPKVKSQEFGIPKVKSQDSGIQKVKSQESGIQKVKSLEKVKDEWNAGKVRVDRSRSFDKANEKLQERAALEALLAKLFASVSSVKAAYAQLQYAQSPYDGEGIQVADKVVVSELQNLSELKRCFFKKQFDPSPERTLVLAEIEEQKSVLKTYEIMGKKLESQVRLKDSEIVFLGEKLDEAKSQNKLLEKRLNQSGQLHVFDNLHLSGLSPSHFVTVLRHMVKYIRTFVRMMMDEMKSSGWDIHAAAKAIDQDVVYWKEDHKCFAFEYFVCREMFDAFQYPNFSLPNESLPDKKKQQQQLFFVRFTELKSMKAKEYLAQNPRSAFAKFCRVKYLRVVHPKMETSFFGNLNQRNLVNAGEFPSSNFFISFAEMAKRVWLLHCLAFSFNPEAAIFQVSKGCRFSEVYMESLAEEAFLSTASEPQVGFTVVPGFKLGKTVIQCQVYLSQSQSTPRKRR, encoded by the coding sequence ATGGATTCGGTGAAACCATCAGCAGTGACTCCATCTAAGAGTAGATTGGCGCGTACTTTTGCTAAAGTTCTTCATCTTCGAGCCGCGACTGGCATTGCCCCGGTCGATGGGATTCAGAAGGTTAAGTCCCAAGAATTTGGAATTCCGAAGGTCAAGTCCCAAGAATTTGGTATTCCGAAGGTCAAGTCTCAAGACAGTGGAATTCAGAAGGTGAAATCCCAGGAAAGTGGGATTCAGAAAGTCAAGTCCCTAGAAAAGGTCAAGGATGAATGGAATGCTGGTAAGGTTCGGGTTGATCGGTCTCGGTCATTTGACAAGGCTAATGAGAAGCTTCAGGAAAGAGCTGCCCTGGAAGCTCTTCTTGCAAAACTGTTTGCCAGCGTTTCATCTGTTAAAGCTGCTTATGCCCAGCTACAGTATGCTCAGTCTCCTTACGATGGTGAAGGAATTCAAGTTGCGGATAAAGTGGTAGTCTCCGAGTTGCAGAACTTGTCTGAGTTGAAGCGgtgtttctttaaaaagcaGTTTGATCCTTCACCAGAACGTACGCTGGTGCTAGCTGAGATTGAGGAGCAGAAGAGTGTCCTAAAAACCTATGAAATTATGGGGAAAAAGTTGGAATCTCAGGTGAGGCTCAAGGACTCTGAAATTGTATTTCTTGGAGAAAAGTTAGACGAAGCCAAGAGTCAGAATAAGTTGCTTGAAAAGAGATTAAACCAAAGTGGGCAGCTACACGTGTTTGATAATCTTCATTTATCTGGTTTAAGTCCTAGCCATTTCGTTACAGTTCTTCGACACATGGTCAAGTACATCCGGACTTTTGTTAGGATGATGATGGATGAAATGAAATCTTCTGGTTGGGATATTCATGCAGCAGCTAAAGCTATTGACCAGGATGTGGTTTATTGGAAAGAAGACCACAAATGTTTTGCATTTGAATACTTTGTTTGCAGGGAAATGTTTGATGCTTTTCAATACCCCAACTTCTCACTTCCAAATGAATCGTTGCcagataaaaagaaacaacagcagcagctcTTTTTTGTGAGATTCACTGAACTCAAATCCATGAAAGCAAAGGAGTATCTTGCCCAGAATCCTAGATCAGCATTTGCCAAATTCTGTCGTGTCAAGTACTTACGAGTGGTTCATCCCAAGATGGAAACATCGTTTTTCGGTAATCTGAATCAAAGAAATCTGGTTAATGCAGGAGAGTTTCCAAGCtctaatttctttatttcatttgcTGAAATGGCTAAGAGGGTCTGGCTCCTGCATTGCTTGGCCTTCTCCTTCAACCCCGAGGCTGCAATCTTTCAAGTAAGCAAGGGATGCCGATTTTCAGAAGTCTACATGGAAAGCTTAGCTGAGGAAGCGTTCCTTTCAACAGCATCTGAACCACAAGTGGGGTTCACAGTTGTTCCGGGATTCAAACTTGGTAAAACTGTTATTCAATGCCAAGTTTATCTCTCTCAGTCACAATCCACTCCAAGAAAGCGAAGGTAG